From the Papaver somniferum cultivar HN1 chromosome 2, ASM357369v1, whole genome shotgun sequence genome, the window agtatttattcttgaaaacaacgaaaatacagaatatgggataaaatgtagaattaatgcacaaaagatgagttaaatgccaagaaaaatatatagaaatatgcgctttttagcactcatcagcgaatgggttactatggaaggcttttcaacatcattgggatttaACGGTACACTCAATGTCCGCGGCCGACTTCGAATCCTACTTGGAGAGTTTTATTGGGCTATGGAAGAAAGATTACGAGAAGCGTGTGGTTTATTGCTTGAAGAAATTGTTGGATTcgtacaaggaaaaatttgtgtatgCTTACATGTATTAACACATGCATTACAAGAATGAGGCGACAAGTATCGCGGAAGGATCTCATGGACGTTTGAAAAGCTTGCTCCGAGGGAGCCAAAACACCGTGGTTACATTAAAAAAAGCCATCCATGAATATACCAAGGCCGATATTATCAAGATAACCGCTCAAATGGAAGAGAGTAGGATGAAAATCATCACAAGCTACAAGGAACACCATCGATTGATTAGAAATTTAAATTATAGGGTGTCTCAATGGGCAATCATTTCtatgatgaaggattacaaatGTTATGTGGATAGGGAGAAGAAGAATTGAATGCAAATGTATGACGATGACAGCCTTCGGATTTCCGTGTCGTCACATGATCGTGAAGTACCAACAAggaattccttttgaaatcattgatccgttttggaagcaacttactTTCAAACCAACACCAGCCGAAGAACCACTCGAATCCTTTGTGGACACGGATATTGGAAGGGAAATCATTGAGAAATTCGCAAAAAAGGATGGCTTGGGAAGAAAAGTTTTGATGTACGACTTAAAACTATCCGCGAATCCCCATATGGTACCGGTCAGAGAACCAACGGTGCTACCACCGACGGGAAGACCACCTACCAACATGGATAGGAAGGAACAAAGAAAATAGTTTAAGGTTGCAATGAGTACCGGAAAAAACCCGTTATTGAGTCATAAAAGAATCCTTTGTCGACATAAGAATGAAGACGTTAAATATGAAGATACTAAGGTTCCAAAGGAAAGGGGTCGACCGAAGATGGGGGAAAGCGGGACAAGTAGCGCACAAGCCAAGACAAATGTTTCAACCGTTCCTTCACACATAGAGAATGAAGAGACACCGGCTAAgaggaaaaggggtcgaccaaagaagggagaaagcaGGACAATTGCTCCTTCGCAACATGAGGATCAAATCGCTCAGTCGCAACATGAGGATCCAATCGCTCCTGCTCAAGAGAGTCAAGCGCCAAACAATCGATTCGTTCCTTCTCAAGAGATTCAAGCGAGTACAacaagagtatcaaggttacatGCATGTAAGGGAGAAgcaagacaaaaaaaaatttatggtgACTCTAAGGGCCGCTCTTGGTGATGGAAACACGCCTAGGGATGAACGAAGTAGACCCCATCGAACTTGTTACACCATATTTGAGGAGTATTACTCGAAACTTCCTGAAATCATTAAGCCCTAATTGTTATCCACCGACGACGTGGATGcagatgggaattgtggttatcacgttacatcggaacaaataggccatataagtttggcggacgatgagaacctaacccaatgtcaatattttagaaagatgatggccttgcgcctacaagaagacaaggaattttacatatcgatgatgaaggaaggaaaaacaagagaAGACAAAGAAGTGATTTTTGAAGAAATGGTTGTTAGAGTACAAGGGCCAAAGGGGAATGGACCAATTATTCGAGATCATTGGATGCAAATGCCTGTATGTGGTCATCTCTTGGCGGAAACGTGGAGTTgcgttgttcatctatttggtaagggatcatgttatacatacgcaccaaaatacaccatttgggatgaatcgcttaaagatcggagaattgttttattcaaccataacaacaaacattatatcggtcttagagtacgtgatgattgtccattaccaccggtAGATAAGTTAAATGAGGTCTCGGACCTCACCAAGGAGTGTCTTAAAAAATACGATGCCAACATGAGGCGATGGGAGGAATTGATCGAGCCGGATCAATTCGAGGGTAtccatttgttggaatgagtattttccttatgttaaaaacttgatctatcggatgcttatattttgtcgctttcttatattgtattttgcaaacttgaaccaagcttaatgaatgaaagtggttttgtttttttgggaAACTTGAATTGGACTTTAAGTTTACTTATAAAGTCCGATTCTTGAAGTAATTTGttgcagctttttcagaatcggTCTATATGGAGtataatgtaatccgattattggATACAGAGATTTTTAGCtaaacaatcggattacatatggtccAAAATGATCCGAGCATGAATCAAGAATCGGTTGATTTGTGTATTAACGTAATCCGATTATATTTGATGTTCATTACATCAACTCAGAATCGGGGTATGTAGGTTCACAGTAAAATCCGATTAGCTTCAAAATCGGATTACtatggtttaaatataaaccgattctgggtgatTTTCAGATACCTTGATGAGCGAATTTCAAagttttagaggtaaatcattgtagagtatCTCTTAGAAGGAAGGggttaaagggatttaactcaatcacttgaattgtctgttttgggggtttttttttttcttttttgtaaaccaaaaggaaattagattataattgttgtttgtgattgattaggatttagttttaattttgatgAAAGTTGAGtattgattaataatttttgtatttgttgattaagttatgattttgtatttgtatttgtgttagaataattaaAGTTTTTTTAAGATTAATCTAGTAATTTTACAATCTTTGGACATCTCTTATCATTTTCAATtgggtggatgaagaaatccataggtccaattaagtggcataggccccaatttagccagtcATTTTTACCTAAAAAATAGATCATTTTTCTGAAGCACAAAGGAAAGGAGTATATTGTTTGGACCAATTATTTCCAAGCCCAACTAAATTTTTTGCTGGGTAAAAAAGTTCAATTTTTATCCAACCAAGAAAAGGGATGATTACCTCCCATTTATGTTTTATAGCACCCACCAAAACTGTAGATACTTACACCCACAATACACTCTTAACTACTTGACTGTTTCAAAACAACTTTGCAGATAATTACAAGTAACAGTAGCAGCATATACAAGAACTGAAATTGTAAAAAAGGAATACATTGCCACACAGCAGAAAGTGTAAGTTCTAATTCCCAACTCCGTCGAGTAAGTCCTACAAATGTTCATTCTCCCGAAGTACTGAATCAGGAACTACAGCATACTTCTCCATTCTTCTGGCATGCTCAGAAAAAGCTGCATTAGCACAAGCATCCCAACTCTCGGCCATCCCCGTAAGAGTTAGATCAGGAATCCAGTGGAGGGATTTATATAACTTATTCTTTGCATCTGTTAATAGATATTCGTATTCATAACTGTGACTGTCAAAACAAAATGTAGGAAACCTTGTCAGAGGAATTCTCTTCATAATCAAGTACATATAATAATTAGAATCCAACCAAATACATTTGACCTTGATTCATTTCATACATATACATGGACTAGTATCATCTGTGGTCTAACATGAAAAAATGATGACAGTCGGTAAAACTACTAGTTGTTGTTGATATCAATGATGTTCATTTTTTACCTTGATTCATTTCATACATATACATGGGACTAGTATCATCTGTGGTCTAACATGAAAAAATGATGACAGTCGGTAAAACTACTAGTTGTTGTTGATAACAATGATGTGTTCTTTGCTGAATTTGCGATAGTGATATTCATTTTTGAAAAGGACACAAATATTCGTGATGCTAAAAATATAAAAGAACAACAGTTGGTGAGTTGATTCTCTTACCTCTGACTGTCGTGCAAACAATCTAATAGTACAGGGGTACACAGGGGATAATTTGCGGGGATTAAGAACCACATCGGTAGAGCAGGAAACTGGTACAAGAACATCATATAACATCTAAGCATATCAAGTTTATCACAATTAACTAAAGTGAAGTGAGAAAGGTGGCATTGTTCACCTTTTCAGTACTTGAACTGCGAGATATTGGGCTGAATGTACAGTTGACAATCATTCCTTCAACATCTTCACCAGCACCTGATGGCAGAGTGATACTCTCGTCACTAATACTCAGTTTTGTATTGATCAGCACATGGTTGGTCGCTCCAACTTCTTGCACAAGGACATGATTAACCTGCAATCATGAACCCACCGACCTTTGTAACTATTTTGCCATGAATGGTGCAGATAACACAATTTTCGAGTAACATACCTCAAGTCTGGATTTCTTAATTCCAGATGTTGCAGCTGAAGACTCAAATCCAGTTACCCCATAATCTTCATTATAATCAAGTACCCACCTTTCAACTGAATAGCATTGCTTCAGTTTCTTTTCGTCCACATTGTTTATTACTTGGAAATTTCTACCTTCGACATGACCCCTTGTGGTAGACGCTAACTTTTCATGAAAAAAACCTTCGCCAGGGTGTGCTCCTGCGAATACATCAGTCATACTGACTACTGAACGAATGTCCTTGACCGCCGCACTTAATGCTTTAGGTGACGATCTCTCTACCTGAAGAAATACCACAGTGCTACAATTTTATGCCAACAGGAAAGTGACAATATTTAACACAGAAAGGTGCAATTAGAATGGAAAGCCAACTAACCGCTCTAACTAATCGTTCTATAGGCGTTAGTGTTGAAACTGACTTCTCAGGATTGTTCTGGTTGCTGTCATGCTGTTtaagttgaggaatttgcaactGTGACAACAGGTCACCAGGTAATTGAACAGCTGCCATGACATTCGCCAAATTCAGATATCCAACAATTTTTTTCTCCCAACGAATTACATCATCCATAGAGCCACGAGGACCTTGTGACATTTGAAACATATATCGTGCTTTTTCCAAATTTGTTTTATACTTTCGGATATACTCAATCTCATCAGGCTGCAGCTGTAAAACAGAATCAATTCGTCATGCAACGAATGACAATACccgataaaaagaaaaagaaggaacagAACCAAACATAATTATAACGTACATGAGAGGGAAGATTTTCTGAAGAAATAGGCAGCTGCTGAATTCTGCAACCCCACCGAGCAAGCATTTCGTCCAACAGAGGAATGTACGCTTCTTTCATGAAATTATACTGCAATTGAGAGTTTTATGGTCAAACAAGAAAAACAATGTAGTGGTTCATTCTGGTTTCCAGAAGTCCTTTAATAATCATATAAGGAATAGTGCAAGAACGAAAGATGAAACTGAATGGAATACCTTATTTGTTATCTCAGTCTGCACATCTGTGCTTGTACCTCTAGAACTCGTACCATCTACTGATGCTAGCCAAgcaaagaagaaacaaaaggaaAGCATAAACACAGTAAATGAGATGACAAAAAAACATAGAAAGAGTAGTTAAAGTCATTTCATGGGAATGGTGCTGTCCTTGCTGCAAACCTATGCTTAGTTGGTACGAAGTTATGTTTAACTCTttaaacagttaatccaaataaaGATATACACAGGATATCATCAAAACTCGACTAAAAGACAAATACATTCTTATTACAGTAGTTAACCATCAATTGTAGCATTGAACTGTTTATTATTAAAAGTAATCCACCAGCTCTAACTTGGGAGTTCAACACTTGTAAATTTCTAAAAGCGTTCTTGAAACTCAAGTACAGCTGGATAGTGCAGCAGAGATGAAATAGTTAGACACATTAAAGGATTGAGAAACATACTGTCAagtacacaataagaaaatctaACAAACAACCAAACCGGTGGGTTCCAAGAAAACCTAATTAGCAGTGTTCAATTATCCCGACTTTCTACATATCTGGTTAAAAATTCCACTAACAAAGCATTACAAACATTTGtttgaaagatatcaaagaggGACAGAAAAGGAATGGGAATATTTCCATCCTTTGGGAGTGAAGACGCACAACATTCTGCTGATATTCGGGTTTACCTGGTAAATCAGATGAAGCCAAAGGTGTACAAGAAGAAAGTGTAGAGGAAGGTAAATTTGTAGATTGCAAAGGTGTTCCGGCTttctgttgaggaatttgcaacaACGACCGCTGGTCACCAggtgattgaaaatctgccatgAGATTCGGCATATTCATATTTCCAACAAGTCGTTTCTCCCAACGAATCACGTCATCCATAGAGTAACTACAGTGAATTTCTGATCTTTGCAAGAAAGATTGTTCTTTTTCCAAGCCTTTTATATACTTACGGAGAAACTCAATTTCTTCAGGCTGCAGCTGTAAAATAGATTCAATCCGTCATGTAATGAAAAAGGATACtcaataaaaagaaaatgaagagaagAATATAACCAAACAAGACTAAAAGGTACATACATTAGATGGAATATTTTCTGCAGAAACAGGTAGCTGCTCAAGTCTGGAACGCAACCAACCAAGCATAATGTCCAACCGAGGAATGTACATTTCTATCAAGAAGTCAATCTGCAATCCAGAGTTTTAttgccaaaaatcagaaaacaagaaaatacaatgtAGTGGTTCATTAGTCCTTAATGATACAAGGAATATTGCAAGAACGAATATGAAATTGATTAGAATACCCTTTTTAGTATCTCACTCTGCTCACCCATGCTTGTATCTCTCAAACTCATTGTTTCTACTGATTCTACCCAagcaaacaagaaacaaaagaaaagcaTAAAAACAGTAACTTGGATTGAAGTAGAGTCAAAAACAATTATCAAGACTCTTATTAAAGATCAAGAAACATGTTCTCAATAAACAACATCAAACAAAGAACCACAAT encodes:
- the LOC113354148 gene encoding mediator of RNA polymerase II transcription subunit 15a-like, which codes for MYIPRLDIMLGWLRSRLEQLPVSAENIPSNLQPEEIEFLRKYIKGLEKEQSFLQRSEIHCSYSMDDVIRWEKRLVGNMNMPNLMADFQSPGDQRSLLQIPQQKAGTPLQSTNLPSSTLSSCTPLASSDLPASVDGTSSRGTSTDVQTEITNKYNFMKEAYIPLLDEMLARWGCRIQQLPISSENLPSHLQPDEIEYIRKYKTNLEKARYMFQMSQGPRGSMDDVIRWEKKIVGYLNLANVMAAVQLPGDLLSQLQIPQLKQHDSNQNNPEKSVSTLTPIERLVRAVERSSPKALSAAVKDIRSVVSMTDVFAGAHPGEGFFHEKLASTTRGHVEGRNFQVINNVDEKKLKQCYSVERWVLDYNEDYGVTGFESSAATSGIKKSRLEVNHVLVQEVGATNHVLINTKLSISDESITLPSGAGEDVEGMIVNCTFSPISRSSSTEKFPALPMWFLIPANYPLCTPVLLDCLHDSQSHSYEYEYLLTDAKNKLYKSLHWIPDLTLTGMAESWDACANAAFSEHARRMEKYAVVPDSVLRENEHL